A genomic region of Rhea pennata isolate bPtePen1 chromosome 14, bPtePen1.pri, whole genome shotgun sequence contains the following coding sequences:
- the EIF4EBP3 gene encoding eukaryotic translation initiation factor 4E-binding protein 3, with translation MAGSPAGAGPGAEPPCSAWPAHVLGLPPCTVRLGSMATAGTATASCPIPGGRDLPAPDGYGSTPGGTLYSTTPGGTRIIYDRKFLLECKNSPVARTPPCCLPQIPGVTSPAQPSLVKLGELKEQNESEETMPDQDQFEMDI, from the exons ATGGCTGggagccccgcgggggcggggccgggggcggagCCTCCCTGCTCGGCCTGGCCTGCACACGTGTTGGGCCTGCCGCCCTGCACGGTTCGGCTCGGCTCCATGGCCACGGCGGGCACTGCCACTGCCTCCTGCCCCATCCCGGGCGGCCGCGATCTCCCCGCGCCGGACGGCTACGGCTCCACGCCGGGCGGCACCCTCTACTCAACCACGCCGGGGG GTACCCGCATCATCTACGACCGCAAGTTCCTGCTGGAGTGCAAGAATTCACCCGTGGCCAGGAcccctccctgctgcctgccccagaTCCCCGGTGTCACCTccccggcccagcccagcctcgTCAAGCTGGGGGAGCTCAAGGAGCAGAATGAGAGTGAAGAAACCATGCCAG ATCAAGACCAATTTGAGATGGACATCTGA